One region of Hymenobacter sediminicola genomic DNA includes:
- a CDS encoding catalase, whose product MEESTQPKKLTTASGRPIFDNQNSQSAGPRGPLMLQDYFLHEKSAHFNRERIPERVVHAKGSGAYGKFTVTHDITHLTRAKLFSKVGNECKMFARFSTVGGEKGSADTERDPRGFALKFYTEDGNWDLVGNNTPVFFVKDPLKFTDFIHTQKREARSNRKSPTMMWDYWSLNPESLHQVTILMSDRGTPYGYRHMHGYGSHTFSLINAANERTWVKFHFRTQQGIKNFSDEEAKLMKAKDADFAQHDLVDAIDNGNFPRWTMFIQTMTEEQARDFRWNPFDLTKVWPQGEFPLQEVGVMELNEVPVNYHAHVEQAAFAPAHVVDGIGYSPDKMLQGRILSYPDAHRYRLGANYEHLPVNACPFGFSNYQRDGRMALGDNGGPGPNYFPNSFDGPVEDKTQGEPAQELDGFAARYDRNEGPGNDDHYTQAGNLFRLLDKQAQQNLINNVVGAMSGIEGPKKDLITQRQLCHWFRADIRLGMAIAKGLGVDAEIPMEHAPAAAV is encoded by the coding sequence ATGGAAGAATCAACCCAACCTAAGAAGCTGACCACCGCTTCCGGCCGACCAATCTTCGACAACCAGAACTCTCAGTCGGCAGGCCCGCGTGGCCCACTGATGCTCCAGGATTATTTCCTGCATGAGAAATCCGCCCATTTCAACCGGGAGCGGATTCCGGAGCGGGTAGTGCACGCCAAGGGCAGCGGGGCTTACGGCAAATTCACCGTGACGCATGACATCACTCATCTGACCCGTGCCAAGCTGTTCAGCAAAGTCGGCAACGAGTGCAAGATGTTTGCCCGCTTCAGCACGGTAGGTGGCGAGAAAGGCTCGGCCGATACGGAGCGTGACCCCCGGGGCTTTGCGCTGAAATTCTACACCGAAGACGGCAACTGGGACCTGGTAGGCAACAACACGCCGGTATTCTTCGTGAAGGACCCGCTGAAGTTCACTGACTTCATTCATACCCAGAAGCGCGAAGCCCGCAGCAACCGCAAGAGCCCCACGATGATGTGGGACTATTGGAGCCTGAATCCGGAGAGCTTGCACCAAGTCACGATTCTGATGTCAGACCGCGGCACCCCTTACGGCTACCGCCACATGCACGGCTATGGCTCACATACTTTCTCGCTGATCAATGCTGCCAACGAGCGGACGTGGGTGAAATTCCATTTCCGCACCCAGCAGGGCATCAAGAACTTCTCAGACGAGGAAGCTAAGCTGATGAAGGCCAAGGATGCCGATTTCGCCCAGCACGACTTGGTAGACGCCATCGACAACGGCAACTTCCCGCGCTGGACGATGTTCATCCAGACCATGACCGAGGAGCAGGCCCGTGACTTCCGCTGGAACCCCTTCGACCTAACCAAAGTGTGGCCTCAGGGCGAGTTTCCGCTGCAGGAGGTAGGCGTGATGGAGCTGAATGAAGTGCCCGTAAACTACCACGCACACGTGGAGCAGGCTGCCTTTGCGCCGGCGCACGTGGTAGACGGCATAGGCTACTCGCCTGATAAAATGCTGCAGGGCCGTATCCTGAGCTACCCCGACGCGCACCGTTACCGCCTGGGAGCCAACTACGAGCACCTGCCTGTGAATGCCTGCCCGTTCGGCTTCAGCAATTACCAGCGCGACGGCCGCATGGCCCTTGGCGACAATGGCGGCCCCGGCCCCAACTACTTCCCCAACTCCTTCGATGGCCCAGTTGAGGACAAGACGCAGGGCGAACCGGCGCAGGAACTCGACGGCTTTGCCGCGCGCTACGACCGGAACGAAGGCCCCGGCAACGATGACCACTATACGCAGGCCGGCAACCTGTTCCGCCTCCTGGACAAACAGGCGCAGCAGAACCTCATCAACAACGTGGTGGGCGCCATGAGCGGCATCGAAGGCCCGAAGAAAGACCTCATCACGCAGCGCCAGCTGTGCCACTGGTTTCGGGCTGATATCCGCCTGGGCATGGCCATTGCCAAAGGCTTGGGCGTCGACGCTGAAATTCCGATGGAACACGCTCCCGCGGCGGCTGTATAA
- a CDS encoding SdiA-regulated domain-containing protein, with protein MKNLLLSLLVLPAWCSVPAANSVASGPELPVHAASQKSAPPARGTSMAYDFARPAATYPMPAELAELSGIALAGPTHITGIEDETGNLYDYNLSTKKVDRVIPFGGSGDYEDVARVGSDWFIMRSDGKLFRYSGGKTEEFETGLSFANETEGLTYDAASKTLLVACKGEPGAGLSGGQRAIYRLQPGTFRAEAQPVYVLDVAAIHASSPTTEGQLEKSGKSGKKGKKKDSSKNFSPSAIAVHPLTQHVFVLSAKQNGIVELDQRGQLVAAQPLPADLFPQAEGLAFTPGGDLYVATEAGKKSGQATIYLFRAQGQ; from the coding sequence ATGAAAAACCTGCTGTTGTCCCTGCTCGTGCTGCCTGCTTGGTGCAGCGTTCCGGCCGCCAACTCCGTCGCGTCGGGCCCCGAGCTACCTGTGCACGCTGCAAGTCAAAAGTCTGCCCCGCCGGCCCGTGGCACGTCTATGGCCTATGATTTTGCCCGGCCCGCCGCCACCTACCCTATGCCCGCCGAACTAGCCGAGCTGTCGGGTATTGCGTTGGCCGGCCCCACCCACATTACCGGTATCGAAGACGAAACCGGCAACCTCTACGACTATAATCTCAGCACCAAAAAAGTTGACCGAGTCATTCCCTTCGGCGGTAGCGGCGACTACGAAGACGTGGCCCGAGTAGGCTCCGACTGGTTTATTATGCGTAGCGACGGAAAACTGTTCCGCTACTCCGGTGGCAAAACCGAGGAGTTTGAAACCGGCCTGAGCTTCGCCAACGAAACCGAGGGCCTGACGTACGACGCGGCTTCCAAAACCCTGCTAGTGGCCTGCAAAGGGGAGCCGGGTGCGGGCCTGTCGGGTGGGCAGCGGGCCATCTACCGTCTGCAGCCCGGCACTTTCCGAGCCGAAGCCCAGCCTGTCTACGTGCTGGATGTAGCCGCCATTCACGCCTCGTCGCCAACCACGGAAGGCCAACTTGAGAAGTCGGGCAAATCGGGCAAAAAGGGAAAGAAGAAGGATTCCAGCAAAAACTTCTCTCCTTCGGCCATAGCCGTGCACCCTCTCACTCAGCATGTTTTCGTATTGTCGGCCAAGCAAAACGGTATCGTGGAGCTCGACCAGCGCGGGCAATTGGTGGCCGCCCAACCCCTACCCGCCGATTTGTTTCCGCAAGCAGAAGGCTTAGCCTTCACTCCCGGCGGCGACTTGTATGTAGCTACTGAAGCCGGCAAAAAGTCGGGCCAAGCCACTATCTACTTATTCCGGGCCCAAGGCCAATAG
- a CDS encoding sensor histidine kinase gives MLIRNKLILRFMVLVFAIQLCLTGFIYYYSARARELRFYHRLEGKAEQTANLLIHRLDLDPDVLRGFRKKDLLTMHNERISIYDAQRRLVFHLAQEDEPASPRDLEYFDQITRKKPARFREGKVETLGILYRHHKREYRVFVAGRDQFGGREFDTLTSILLWGNLGALVLIIGAAWLFAVRSLRPLQRMVAEVKGITASNLRRRVDEGNQRDEIAQLAMTFNQMLSGLEQAFENQRSFLSHASHELRTPLANVLGTLETASAYDTELPAAKRSIDSAVEEIQKIIDLTNGLLTLAKADDTSFARSPVSLDDVVLQAVDACKLRYPGRTIQVDFGAWPASVEEVFGMRGNAQLLQTAVLNLLDNACKYSEQAVRVELAYESRHTLRLTVADTGPGLPPEEAARALEPLFRGHNGHDKPGYGLGLAITQKIIQVHTGQLRLHSRLGEGTQVTVLLPAA, from the coding sequence ATGCTGATTCGCAATAAGCTTATTCTGCGGTTCATGGTGCTGGTGTTTGCCATTCAGCTGTGTCTCACAGGGTTTATCTATTACTACAGTGCCCGGGCGCGGGAATTGCGCTTTTATCACCGCCTGGAGGGCAAGGCCGAGCAGACCGCCAACCTGCTGATTCACCGCCTCGACCTCGACCCCGACGTACTGCGTGGCTTCCGCAAGAAGGACCTGCTGACCATGCACAATGAGCGGATCAGCATCTATGATGCGCAGCGGCGGCTGGTATTTCACTTGGCTCAGGAAGACGAGCCCGCCTCGCCCCGCGACCTAGAGTACTTCGACCAGATTACTCGTAAGAAGCCAGCCCGATTCCGTGAAGGCAAGGTCGAAACGCTGGGTATTCTGTACCGCCACCACAAGCGCGAGTACCGGGTGTTCGTGGCCGGGCGTGACCAGTTCGGGGGGCGAGAGTTCGACACGCTGACTTCGATTCTACTCTGGGGCAACCTAGGGGCGCTGGTGCTCATCATCGGGGCAGCTTGGCTGTTTGCCGTCCGCTCATTGCGCCCCTTGCAGCGCATGGTAGCCGAAGTGAAGGGCATCACGGCTTCCAACCTGCGACGGCGGGTAGATGAGGGCAACCAGCGAGACGAAATTGCTCAGTTAGCCATGACGTTTAACCAGATGCTCAGCGGCTTAGAGCAGGCGTTCGAAAACCAGAGGAGCTTTTTGTCGCACGCCTCCCACGAGCTGCGCACCCCACTGGCCAACGTACTGGGCACCTTGGAAACGGCCTCGGCTTACGACACGGAGCTGCCCGCTGCCAAGCGCAGCATTGACTCGGCAGTGGAGGAAATCCAGAAAATAATTGACCTGACCAACGGCCTGCTGACCCTGGCTAAAGCCGACGATACTTCCTTTGCTCGCTCCCCTGTTTCGCTCGATGACGTGGTGCTGCAAGCCGTGGACGCCTGCAAGCTGCGCTACCCTGGTCGCACCATCCAAGTCGATTTTGGCGCTTGGCCCGCGTCGGTGGAAGAAGTATTCGGGATGCGCGGTAACGCTCAGTTACTGCAAACGGCGGTATTAAACCTACTCGACAACGCCTGCAAATACTCCGAGCAGGCCGTGCGCGTGGAACTAGCCTACGAGTCGCGCCACACATTGCGCCTCACCGTAGCCGACACCGGGCCAGGCCTGCCACCCGAGGAAGCCGCCCGCGCCCTAGAGCCGCTCTTCCGGGGCCACAACGGCCACGACAAACCCGGCTATGGTCTGGGCTTGGCCATCACCCAGAAAATTATTCAGGTGCACACGGGCCAGCTCCGGCTCCATTCGCGTCTGGGGGAGGGTACCCAGGTTACAGTGCTGCTGCCCGCCGCCTAG
- a CDS encoding response regulator transcription factor codes for MKLLLVEDEPKLASFIQKGFQNEGYELDVAFDGQMGLSLYRQNAYDLIVLDVNLPHINGFALCQLIRADNARVPVLMLTALDSLDDKTAGFEAGADDYLVKPFKFQELLLRARALTKRNATEAAVKRTLLMADLELNLESKTVTRNGQRIDLTAKEYSLLEYLLLNRGKIISRVDITERVWELDFDTSTNVIDVYISHLRRKLDKGFEPKLIHTVVGMGYVMREE; via the coding sequence ATGAAACTATTACTGGTCGAGGATGAGCCCAAGCTGGCTTCGTTTATTCAAAAGGGCTTTCAAAACGAAGGATATGAGCTAGACGTGGCATTCGACGGGCAAATGGGCCTGTCGTTGTATCGCCAGAATGCCTACGACCTGATTGTACTTGATGTGAACCTACCCCACATCAACGGCTTTGCGCTCTGCCAGCTTATCCGGGCCGACAATGCCCGTGTGCCCGTGCTTATGCTCACGGCCCTCGACAGCCTCGATGACAAAACCGCCGGCTTCGAGGCCGGAGCGGATGATTACTTGGTCAAGCCCTTCAAGTTTCAGGAACTGCTGCTACGGGCCCGGGCCCTAACCAAGCGCAATGCCACCGAAGCCGCCGTGAAGCGTACCCTGCTCATGGCCGACCTGGAGCTGAACTTGGAAAGCAAAACCGTGACCCGCAACGGCCAGCGCATCGACCTGACCGCCAAGGAATACTCCCTGCTCGAATACCTGCTGCTGAACCGGGGCAAAATCATTTCCCGCGTCGATATCACCGAGCGGGTCTGGGAACTGGACTTCGACACCAGCACCAACGTCATTGATGTGTACATCAGTCATCTGCGGCGCAAGCTCGACAAAGGCTTCGAGCCCAAGCTCATCCACACCGTAGTTGGCATGGGCTATGTGATGCGGGAAGAATAA